The Chamaesiphon minutus PCC 6605 DNA window ATACAAAAAGTATGTGGTTAGAAGCTATCGATCGAGTAACGATTGGGCTGACTTATTACTTCCTTTTAGTCGCAATTCCCATCTTCACCCCTGGAATTTGACGAACTCGATCCATCACTGCAACTACTTGTCCGTGACCGACTTTTTCATCCGCATTAATCACTACCAGTGCCCCCTCATTTTTAGCCCCCAGTGCCTCAATTTTGGGCGTTAAGGTGGCTAAATCTGTCGGTTGACGGTTGAGGGAGATCGCACCTTGTGGATCGATTGTCACGACTATTTTAGTTTGGTCTTGACTTTTGCCAGAACTCGCACCAGGGAGATTGACTGGCAATCCTTCAGTCCGGCTGAGGAGTAAAGATGTCATCACAAAAAAGGTTAAAATCGCGAAAATTACATCCATCAGAGGCACGATATTGACTTCGGGGGCACGGTCTTCTGCATCAGTTAGTAAGCGCATAATTTCTTATTAAGTAATAATTAATGAGTAATAAGTTTATTTTGAGATCGAGATTAAATCCTGCTCTTCGATAAATTTATGGTTGATAAAAATAAAATCAAACCTACACTTTTCAAAATAGTAGTGACAATTTGTAAATTGCCACTACTATTTGACTACTGCTATTTGAAAAGTATCTTTAATTACTAGCCTGGTTGTTGCCAATTGCGACGGTGAATTAGTTCTAACTGACCTGTGGATTCTTGAATTTGAGACAATTGCCGTTGGTATAATGCCCGAAATAAATTTGCACATAGCGACGCAATTACTGCGACGATTACGCCTGTTGCCGTACTAATTAATGCTTCAGAAATACCACCGACGACGTTATTAGAGCCAGCACCGACGCTTTGACCAATTTTCAGGGAATCAAATGAAGCAATTAAACCCGTAACAGTACCTAAAAGTCCTAAAAGTGGAGCTAACCCGATAATGGCATCAAACACACTAATAAATCGCCGCAAAATCGGAATTTCGGCATGAGATTCACTTTCTAATGCTAACCGAAATTCGTCAGGGGTAGCATCTTTTAATCCAATTCCTGCCATAAAGATTCTGGCGATCGGTAAATCGCGTTCGCGTTCGAGTTTGTCGAAGACTAACGGCGATCTGTTCTGATATAAATCTAATATTGTCCTAATCATCGGTGTTTGTCTGCGCCCGATTTTAATCCAAAAATTTAGTCTTTCGATCGCCAGCGCAATGACTAAAATCGATCCTAATAGTAGTGGGTACATCACAAACCCACCTGCATTAAAAATTTTAATTAAATTATCCATAATTATTGCATTTTCCCTGCTTTCCAAGTTCCTTCTATTTTACTACCGTTGGCAGAAGTTAATACTCCTTTGCCTTCTCGATCGCCATTTTTAAATTCGCCAGTAAATTGTTCGCCGCCTTTATATTTACAGGTAGCTTTACCATTTAGTTCGCCATTACTAAATTCTCCTTCACAACGATTTCCCTCCGTGACAATTATACCTGTACCTGCAAATTTGCTATCTTTAAATTCTCCGGTATAACTATCGCCATTTTTGAATTTATAGGTACCAGTACCATTAAATTTTCCCGCCGCGAAATCACCGGTATAATTATCGCCACTGGCTAGAGTTAATGATCCTTTGCCACTGGGAGAACCATTAACAAAGGTACCAGTATAAACATTACCATTTTTGTACTTCCGAGTCCCTGTACCTGCAAATTGTCCGGCTTTAAATTCGCCAGTATAGGTACTCTTGTCGGCAAAAGTCATCGTACCTTTACCATCTGGCTTATCATTCGCCAAATTACCTTGATAGCTATTGCCATTTTTGTATTCGCAAGTACCAGCCCCATTGAGTTGAGTATTCGTAACTATCCCGGTACAGCGATCGCCATTTTTAAAGGTAAATGTACCTTTGCCTGCGGGAGACCCATTTTTGAATTCGCCTTGATAACCGCCACCACCAGCAGCAATATAATTCCCGATACCATTGGGTTCGCCTTTGGAAAATTCGCCTTCATAGCGATCGCCATCTGGATAGATTCTTACTCCTTTACCCTCAATTTGACCGTCTTTAAATGCGCCTTGATAACTGCCGCCAGCGGCAAATGTATACTTACCAGTTCCAGAGAATTTACCATCTTTAAATGTGCCAGTATAGGTGTCTTTACTAGCATATTGGCAAGTAGCCTGACCGTTTAAAACTCCTTTGCTAACTTCGCCCTCACATTTACTCCCATCGGGTAAGGTGATACTAGCAGCGATCGCCAGATGGGTTTGACAAATTGCTGCTGCAACTCCAATTGCACCCGTGGTTAATATTCTCAAATAATTCATATAATCTCGAAAAATCTTATCAAAAAAATTTAGATCGATCGAATTTTGTTGCTCCAATTATCGCGCTCGACTGAATCATAGTAAAATATTTGCCTTGACGACTCGTTCTAATACCTTCCCTGGAGGGCTAAATTGCATTTGTTTGACTCCATCGATCGTGACTCGATCGATCGTTGAATTGCCACTAGATTTGACGATACTCGCACTGGTGACATTGCCTTGGGGATCGATGGCGATCTTAATTCGTAATTTATCTTTGCCCCCATCGCGATCTTCTAAATCTGTCAATCCGCTAATTTCGCATCTGTTAATACATTGCAGTCCAAATGCTTTTCCACCAGCATCGCCGCTGCCATTGCCAGAATTAGGTTTTAAGCCAGCACCTGGTTCTGCTCTAGTAGCACGCCAACTATTGCCTTGAGCCACGCCGCTAGGCGCACCATTATTAGCATTATTAGGACTAGAAGTATTCCCAGCTAGTCTAGTGCCTAGTTTTCCGCCGCTAGTAGGTTTACCTGCCAATCCTGACTGGTTGTTATTTGCCCTGGCAAAATCGTTATTGGTGGGGGCATTAACTTTGCTAGGTGCGATGTTACCAAAGTTATCATCACTGGCAGTATTAGGACTAGGAGTATTCCCAGCGAGTCTAGTGCCTAGCTTTTTGCCGCTAGTAGGTTTACCTGCCAATCCTGACTGGTTGTTATTAGAACCTGCAAAGTCATCGGTGGTGGGTGTTTTAATTTTGCTCGGTGCAACTTCACCAAAGTTGTCTTCGGTGGGAGAGCTAGGATTATTTGCCGCCAATTTACTAGCTAATTTACTGCTATTAGTGGGTGTGCCAGCCAAGCCCGACTGGTTGTTATTGCTGGGGGTAATTTCTTCAGTCGGCGCATTAACTTTGCTCGGTGTCACCTGCCCAAAATCTTGCTCCTGATTCGGTGTCGGTGTATCTGTCGATCGAGTAGCCAGCTTGCGATTGGGTGAGTCAGTTGCTAACCTCGATCGAGTTTCACTGACGGGCGTTTCTGGTTGAGGCTCTGTGGCTATTTTCGGCTGTTTTGGTTGGGGAGTCGTAAAAGTAGGCGATTTTGCTACTTTTGGTTTGGGTGTTACTGGCGTTGTCGCTGGTGGTTGCTCTGGCTTGAATAGTTTGTCCGGAAATGCTGGTGGAGTTACCGCTTTTAACGGTGGTTCGACAGACTTGGGTGCAGGTTTACTGGCAGTTTTGGTGGGGACTCGTTTGACGAAATTATTGAGTGCTGATGCTGTCTTGACGATCGGGACTGGCTTGGCTGGAGCTGGTTTTGGCTCTAGTGTCGCAGGTACCTTGACGATTGGGACTGGTTTTGCCACCTCTGGTTTTGGCTCTACCTTAGCGGGAGTCTTGACGATCGGAGCTACTTTTGGCTGTGGTGTGGGCTTTGCTGGTGGTTTTTCAGTATCGGTATCCACCATCGTAATTTCCATCGGCTCGTCGATCGCGGCGACAGGTTTCCACCACTGAGCGACTCCCGCGATCGCCACAATGTGGAACACTAGCGAGCCACCTACCCCAGCCAGTAAGATATTTAGCAGATTTTTGTCGGCATTCTGTCTGGATGTAGCACTGAAACTCAATTGTTCCATAATTTTTAGGGATTTACACAGCAGGAATACAACTCTTGAGATATTATCATAAATAATTTTGGCTTGGGTCAAGCACTGTCACTTAGTTTCGATTCCACACTAGAATAGCTAAAATGCTTGCCCAGACGGTATTTTATCGATTGTTTTATCTCTATGATTTGTCATAACTCAGCAATAATGCCGAATAAATAATTGCAATAAATTATCAATAAATTATATCTTACTTGCTATGCTGATTATCAATCTAGCTAGCTCGGTAGAGCGCGAGAGAATTTACTTAGCATAGGAAGTGTCAATCGATACCTAATTTCCCCACTTCAGTTGAAATGCTTGATAACCGAGCATTCAGTTTGGCTCGATCGAAAGGTACGAAGTAACTTGAGAAATAATTGCTGGAATTTGAGAAATTCTCACATTCCGATAGCTAGATTCTCCATAGGAGCGGCTTTGCCAACGATTTTCCAGCTCGGAGGCTGCTGCTAAAGAGGTTTTGCCTACAGGTAAAACTACTAAATTAGGAGCTTGCTTGCAGCATTTAAGACAGCCAGTGGATTTTAAAGTCACACTGTCATTTAAGTCATGGCTATTTAATTGTTCTGCCAAAGCCGAGTATATTTCTTTGCCACCATTGTTGTGACAATGGGACTTTTGACAAATGAGGATCTTAACTTTTGGCTCGGTGACAGGAGCTGCGATCGTCGGCAGATCCTCTCCTGCGGAGCATTGAGCGGCACAAGACGCTACGCGCTCTACTTTTTCAATTGTAGATGCCTTAAATTTCCCATCTTTTTGGCTGCCTTCACAGCGGAGGCGATCGCCAATGGCTAATTTATACACCAGATCCATTCTGAGCTGCTTGGGCACCTTGATGATGACATCTCGATCGGCGGTTCTGAGGCGCAGATATTTGAGCTTGTAACCATCGATCGCCCAAACTCCTAAAAATTCACCTTCTAACTGAAAACAAATTTCATTAGTCATAAAGTAGCTCACTGCCATGACGAGCGGCTTGTAAAATCAAACAGCGATCCAACCAATCCACCAGTTGGCAGCGATCGAGTGATGGTTGTCGTGCCACGTTCCACACTTGAATAGCCGCTGTAGGCGTTTCTACAGATACTGTCAAAGGCTTACCTGTGGAACAGTTACAAGAAATTTCTAACTCTTGAAGACGATGATAGATCTGCCAGCGATCGCCCCAGGCTGTATCAATGGTGGCGATCCAGTCTGAGTAATTTACTTTTTTCATTCTTAACAGAGAACGATTTGCTTAAATTTAGAATACCCTAAATGATAATTAGAAGCAACAAGCTGGTATTTATACTCAGATCGATCGGGGTTAGTTCGAGCGATAACTCCCTGAAAGAAGCTAAGGCACCCGATTTTAGACCGCTCGATCCCTGCAATCCTGTTACTAAAATTTATCAATAGCGGACTTACTCGATTCCCCACCGGAGCGGCGACACCAAGGCTCAATCGCATCCTGAATATTAGTTGCAATAAGGTTTACAGAGCACTCCTCGACCCAAATCGATCGTGTTAAGATCTTGGGTTATTGACTGCTGTTCTAAATCGATCGATAGTGATTGGCTGTAAAAGTATCGAATAGTCTAGTTAAAAATTAACTTTTAAAAAATAGAGAGCGAGAAATTTATGACAACAACACAGAGCTTAATGCGTGGATTTGGTGAAGTAGGAGCTAATGTCGTGGGCTTAGATCTCACGGTAACTGAACCAGTCTGTGAGGGCTTAAACGTCGCTTTGGCAAGTTTTCAGGCTTTGTATTTGCAATATCAAAAACATCACTTTGTTGTAGAAGGCGCAGAATTTTACTCGCTGCACGAGTTTTTTGAAGATAGCTATGGGCAACTCAAAAGTCACGCTCATGACGTTGCCGAACGTTTAGACGGCTTAGGCGGAGTTCCGGCGGCGAGTTTTACTAAGCTGGCGGAACTTTGCTGTTTCACCTCTGAAGCTGATGGTGCGTTTAACTGTCGGATAATGTTAGAAAATGACTTGGTTGCCGAACAAGCAATTATCGCACTGCTCCGCAGTCAAGCCAGTCAAGCTGAAAGTTTGGGAGATCGGGCAACGCGGTATCTATACGAACAAATTCTGCTCAAAACTGAAGAAAGAGCTTATCATATCGGTCACTTTTTGGCTCCCGATACCTTGGTAAGATCTCTAAATTAACCCAAGTTGCTACCTATAGAACGCCTACGATTGAAATCGTGGCTAATGTTGCAAAGTCCGCCTTTGCGGACTAATAAACTAGTCCGTGAAGGCGGACTTTGCATTCCGTTCGCGGAGCGTCTGCCTTCGCAGAGGAGCGGTTTATAACCGCTTAGGTTGTAGGTAGCAACTTGGGTTAAATTAAGAGCTGAAATTTAGATGGTGGAAATTTCCACCATCTAGCATACATCGATTAACCGAGCTGAATTTAGCGATAGATTTGACGTAATTGTTTGGTGGCGCGATCGATCGCGGTAACACTACCAGGATTGACTAATCCGTAATAATCAAATACGTACACCCGATTATTTTTAGTAGCTTTGAGGTTTTTAAAAAGTGGATTGGCTTTCACCTTAGCAATATCGGTACCAGGCGCATTAATTAAAATAATCACATCAGGATCGATCGTGACTACTTTTTCTGGCGAAAGGGTTAAATAACCTGCAAATTGACTTTTTCCCTGAAGATCGGCAATGACATTTTTTACCCCAAATTGAGTTAATAAGTCTCCCGCCCAACTTTTACTATTTGGGGCGAGTAGCGGCTGGTCGCTAGCTAAAATCAATGTAGAGGCTGTTTTAGTCGGTTTTGGTTTAAAATAACCTTGATAAGATTTTAGTAGTGGTGCAGAGTCGGCTTGCAAAGAGCTAGCTAATGTTTTCGTTAACTCTGATAGAGCTTCCCAGCGATCGACTTTAGTTGCTAAGGTGGGAATGCCACTATTTTGGAGTTGTGCTAAAACGCCATCGTGCATTCCAGCGGCACCAATGACTAAATCTGGTTTGAGGGCGACGATTTTTTCGAGATTGGGTGGGGTGCGTCCTTCCGCGACGCGGGGTAATTTACTAAAAGCCGGATTTTTTTCGAGCAACGTACTACCCGTAATCCCCACTAGTCTAGTCGGACTCAGGCGATTGGTAATATCAGCACTCAAAGAGGTAAGTGCGACTACTCGTCGAGCGTTATTGACTTTGGTAATGAGCTGCGGCGGTGGAACTGTGGTTGCGGGAGTAGGAATTGCAGTGGCAACAGTGGCTTTAACCTCTTTTATCGACGAGCGATTTGAGGTATTTTGGCAACCAGTCAGCCACAATAAGCTGCTTAAAATTAGCAGTCCACCCATTCCATAGACAGATAAGGAAGTTATTTTTGACACGATCGTATTCATGAGTGATAAGGAGATAGATAATATCGCGATCTGATGAAAATTTTCCGACTATATTTCTCAAAATCTAATTCCCAAACTAGCTGCAACGCTAAACCCTGGCTGAGTATACAAATCTAAGATCGAACTATTTGCCGCTACCCCGCGCACGTCGGATGCTTGATAATATTTAGTATTGAAAATATTAAATAGCCCAAGATTGAGGGTGGTATCGGGTGAAAAGTTATAATAGCTTAATAGGTCGAAATTGGTATAGCCAGGTGTTTTGAATCCGGTGGGCGTAGTATTGCGATCTTTAGCACTAACTAGCGTCGTCACTAATTCAGTCCCCCATCGCTCGTCGCTCGATCGATAGCGCAATCCTAACACGGCTTTAAATGGATCGATCGAGTCTAATGGCTGATTGGTTTCGAGATTAGTTCCTTTAATTAAAGCCGCACTCGCCAGTAAACTAAATCCGCCTGGTTGGGGACTAAATTTATACTCTCCTCTGGCTTCTACTCCAGAAATTTCCGCCCCTTTAATATTTTGAGCTTGAAACTGATTGAGGGTTTGTCCGCCAATCGATGCAGTCCCAATTTGCACGGTATCGATAAAATTATCGTAACGATTATAAAAGCCAACCACACTACCTTTGAAACTGACCCCATTTGTCTTCAAACCAATTTCAAATCCGTCCCCAGTTTCTGGTTTGAGATTGGCATTAGGAATCGCAGTATATTGTTGAGCAAAGTTAGTGAATGAAATTGCCGCATCATCATAAGGTGGACTCCGAAATCCTCGCGCATATTGAGCGGTAATTGATGTTTCAGGACTGAGTTTATAGACAACACCAATTTTTGGAGAAATCGCCGAAGCCGTTAACTCTCTAACCTCATCGACACGCCCACTCAGAACGCCAACCCGCCGAAAATCAGCATCGTTCGAGTTGGGATTGAGGTTGTAATAATCATAACGAACAGAAGGAATGATACTCAATCGACCGTTAGCTAACTCGATTTCATCTTGGAGATAGATCCCCAAGCGGGTAGTCTTAGTTGGTGGGAAAGTCCGATTTGGAAAGGCTTCGCCGCCGACATTTTTGGTTTGGGTAGCTGTAGTGAGGTTAAATTCAGTATTGTCGCGGGATCTAATCGTATCTGTGACATTTACTTCTATTCCATACACCAACTTTTGACGAATATCGTTACCACCGAGATTAGTTTCTAACTGAATATCTCCACCCACAATGCCCTGACGGAAGGTATTAAATGGCGTGCGTCGCCGCAGTGAAGTTCCGGCGGCACTACTAACCGTCCGCAATTCGGTAGACTCTTCGGTAGTATTGGCATTTTGATAATAGATATTCGATCTAATCTTCTGAACGCCGCTCCCAGTCGGATTACTATATACATAGCCCAAACTCACGCGCCCGCGAGTGTTATTATCGTCAGCCGTCTGACTCGTGCGGTTGACTGTTTGCCCCGGCGCACCCGGTAAAGCTCCCAGGCTACTATTAACCGTTGTCAACGTCCGCCTGTCGAATAATTCGCCTGTCAAAATGAGCTGATTTTGGGGATTGAGTTGATAAGCAACCTTCCCCACCAGATTATTACCCGTCACAGTTTGAGGATTTGCCGCAATATTGCCCAGATTGCTCGTCTCGCGTCCATCTTGGCGGGTATAACAAATAGATGTGCTAATATCGCCGCGTTTATCGGCGAGGACGATATTTTGACTCAGGTTGCGACTCGCGCCGATATATGTCGCCTTTACCTGCTGGCTAATATTTCTGCCCTGCAAATAATCTTCAGGATCTTTGGTGGTATAAGCTACCACACCGCCGAGCGCATCGCTGCCATACAAACTCGATGCCGAACCGCGTAAAATTTCGATTCGTTTGATACAGTCAAAATCGACTAAATTGCGATTGGTATTCGTCATCCCCAGAATATCTGGCAATCTAATCCCATCGACTAACATCAATACCCGATTGCCCTCAATCCCCCGAATATTCACGCTGCCATTGCCAGCTCTAGCCGGACGATTATCTACCGATACTCCTGGCTCGTACCGGATTGTATCGCCCAAATTGCGAACGAAATTTCGATCCAAATCTTGCCGATCCTGTACCGATACCGTACTGGGGGAATCCTTGAGCGCGCGGCGGGTACGAGTGCCGATGACGGTGATTTCTAGTTCTGTGTCTGCTTGTGGCTCGACGGTGGCGTTGGGGATATTGACTTGCGAGACTAGTTGGGGTAACAACTGAGGCTGAATGGCTGTCTGGCTCAAACCGCTTGGCACGCCAAATAATAGCCAGAGGCTATTGCCAAGGAGTAAATAACGTTTCATGATGGAGATGTTGTTTTTTAGTGCTGGGTAGAGTGCGTTGCCAAAGCTTCCCCAATAGCAAATCTTTGCTCATTGAGTCGAGGTAAGCGATTGCACTGTATCCATTTTTGTAATTAGTTTACAGTAGTTGCTAATTATTATCAAGAAGCCTGTTGTAAATATTTGAATCGATCGCCAGCTAAAAATATTTCAGTCCCTTTGAACGCTAGAGTTATTGGCTACCGATCGATCCTTGCCCAGCTCCTCAGTTGCAGGAGGCGAAAGAGCGAATCAGATTCTCCACAGGAGAGGCTACGCCAACGATCGCATAGAGCCAGATCTAAACCAAGAATATTTAGGAGATCTCTAAGCTAATTATTGAAAGTATTATTCAATAGAGCGATCTTCAGGCGGATAATACAATTCCGCTCTCAAAACCCAGCCTGTTTGTTGCTGCACGTAAGCGTGGGTACTCATGCCTTGCTGCTTCGCCGTTCGAGCGACTTGCCGATAATCCCAACCCATCAGTTCGCACAGTTGACGCTGCCGCAACCCTCGATCCGGCTCAAATCGTTCGCGGCGCGTGGGCTTTGCCCAATCTAGATTTTGGTGGGACATCATCCTACTGAATTCCGGCTAACGGACAAATCTGCAAACCTACGGGAGTATCGATAATCGCCACATCTACCCCAAATACCTCCGCGATCGTTTCGGGGGTAATTACCATTGCAGGAGTGCCCACGGCGATGAGAGAGCCATCTTTAAGCATCGCCAACCTGTCGCTATATCGAATTGCGAGGTTCAGTTCGTGGAGGACGGTAACGATCGTTAATTCTTGTTGCTGTTGCAAGTCTTTGAGGAGCGTCAACAATTCTAACTGATAGCGCAGATCTAAATAAGTAGTGGGTTCGTCGAGTAATAACACTTTGGGGTTTTGAGCCAGAGCTAAAGCCAGAAATGCCCGTTGACGTTCGCCACCAGAGAGATCTTCAACCGATCGATCCGAAAACTCCACTACCTGTGTTAATATCATGGCTCGATCGACTTGCGCTCGATCTACTCCACTCAATTCCCACTGATACCAAGGTTGATGCGGAGTTCGCCCCAAACTAACTAATTGCCTGACGGTTAAGCCACTCGGTACCGTTTGTTGCTGGGGCAATAGAGCCATCTTCTGGGCGACAATATTCGGGGCTTCGGTATGAATTGCCTTACCATCGAGCCAGACAATCCCTTGTTGGGGTGAGAGTAAACGACTGAGGAGTTTGAGTAGGGTAGATTTACCAGATCCATTACCACCCAATAAACTCAACCATTCACCGCGATCGAGTTGCAAATTTAATTGATGAATAATCGATTTTGTTTGATACCCACCAGTCAAATTTTCGGCAATTAATAGAGATTGATTCATGTCAATTATTTTAGCGATTTACCATAATGTGTGCGACGGATCGATCGCCATGAAATCCGGCATTTTATAATTCCTTGAAATCTACTAAGATCGAGCGGTAACTCATCATCAAAGCCGACTAGCTTGACGTTGATATAATAACCAAATAAATACTGGCGAACCGCATAGAGCCGTCACCACGCCGACAGGCAACTCAACCGATCCCATCCGCGCCAACAGATCTGCCAACGTCAGTACCAACGCCCCACCGATCGCCGATAGTGGTAATAACCAGCGATAATCGTTACCAACCAACATCCGAATCCCGTGGGGAACAATTAACCCGATAAACCCAATCAAACCCGCCACACTTACCGCGCTCCCCGCGAGTAAACTAGCTACCAGTCCGATCGCGAGTCGAGTGCGTACCAAAGATACACCCAAACTCATCGCCAACTCATCCCCCAGACTGAGGAGATTAATCGATCGACCTAATAAACACCCCGCTAATAAGCCTACCACCACGTAAGGACTCGCCACTTGAACGATCCACCAACCGCGCCCATTCAGACTGCCTACCAACCAATTTAACGCCGACTGGAGCCGACTTTCATCGTTTAAGAGCAGCATCATCGTCTGCATCGCCCCAAATAGCGAACTAACGGCAATCCCCGCGAGTACCAACCGCTCGGCGGTAATCGTCCCCGCCCGATAGCCTAAAATATAAACGATCGCGGCTGTCCCCATCGCCCCCAACCATGCGCCTAAAGGTAGATACACCGAGGCAACCGAGAAGGTAATACAGGCGATCGCCACTAACCCCGCACCTGCCGAAATCCCCAGCACGAACGGATCGGCTAAACTATTGCGGAGCATCCCTTGTAATAAACCGCCCGACATCCCTAAAGCGGCTCCGACGATCGTTGCTGCTAAAATACGCGGTAATCGCAAATCCCAGATAATTGTCTGATTCTGAGCTAAACCTCGATCGCCTAAAGCTTGCCAGACTTCATGTAGGGTCAAAGGTACAGAGCCTTGACAGAGTGAGAATAGCATTCCGATAATTAGTACTATCGATAATCCGAGGGTAATTGCGGGTTTAGCATCGAGCTTTTGACGACTCGATCGCGGTGGTACGTGAATTAGCTTTGACATTCGTTCGAGTTAATTAGAATTTTTCGTGCTTGTTATCT harbors:
- a CDS encoding FecCD family ABC transporter permease, which encodes MSKLIHVPPRSSRQKLDAKPAITLGLSIVLIIGMLFSLCQGSVPLTLHEVWQALGDRGLAQNQTIIWDLRLPRILAATIVGAALGMSGGLLQGMLRNSLADPFVLGISAGAGLVAIACITFSVASVYLPLGAWLGAMGTAAIVYILGYRAGTITAERLVLAGIAVSSLFGAMQTMMLLLNDESRLQSALNWLVGSLNGRGWWIVQVASPYVVVGLLAGCLLGRSINLLSLGDELAMSLGVSLVRTRLAIGLVASLLAGSAVSVAGLIGFIGLIVPHGIRMLVGNDYRWLLPLSAIGGALVLTLADLLARMGSVELPVGVVTALCGSPVFIWLLYQRQASRL